A stretch of Pseudoclavibacter chungangensis DNA encodes these proteins:
- a CDS encoding SRPBCC family protein — translation MVVLDSYAARTAHGAEAVFSRWADPEGWPEWDAEVREVTFAGPAMIGARGRMRPASGPAASFSVTAFEPGRVFTNVSSLPGAKLVFEHLVTPAPDGAAVEVVVRVEGLLAPLWKRVLGRSLGSAARSSVTGLLAYLDAA, via the coding sequence ATGGTGGTTCTCGATTCGTATGCTGCTCGGACGGCTCATGGGGCGGAGGCGGTGTTCTCACGGTGGGCTGATCCCGAGGGCTGGCCGGAGTGGGATGCGGAGGTTCGGGAAGTCACGTTCGCCGGGCCAGCGATGATCGGCGCGCGGGGGCGGATGCGTCCGGCCTCCGGCCCTGCTGCGTCGTTCTCGGTGACGGCGTTCGAGCCCGGCCGGGTGTTCACGAACGTCTCATCGCTGCCGGGAGCGAAGCTCGTCTTCGAGCACCTCGTCACCCCGGCACCGGACGGGGCAGCGGTCGAGGTCGTCGTGCGTGTCGAGGGCCTTCTCGCGCCCTTGTGGAAGCGCGTTCTCGGCCGGAGCCTGGGGAGTGCGGCACGGTCGAGCGTCACGGGCCTGCTCGCATACTTGGACGCGGCATGA
- the mobF gene encoding MobF family relaxase, whose product MTIRVMSSGRGYEYLLKSVAAGDGDRSMGTPLTRYYTESGCPPGTWLGTGLASLDTGQGPALAAGDTVTEEHLARLLGEGVHPVTGAKLGSAYPRLQPPRERIAARVARLDAALTGTQRDAAIERIREEEVAKKPRTAVAGFDLTFSPPKSLSAVWGVADAGTQSLIAQAHHAAMRDTLAMLEDRVAATRVGHGGIARMPVVGIIATAFDHYDSRAADPQLHTHVVVSNKVQGVDGRWRTLDSRTLHRAVVALSASYNAFLTDHTTRLLGVSWVPVDRGKDRNTGWEIDGVPAALVAEFSRRTTGGMGVEGIEQVKDRLIAEYTAEHGHAPSARTIARLRQQATLETRPDKELHSLAELTTEWRERATAVLGEDAPTWAEQLLAQGSTQARLRADDVGLEQVEDIATVVLMEVGNRRATWGRLNLHAEAMRQLMGVRFVTTGDRTAVLDQIVQRAEGASLRLTPEYDRAVPDHYASLDGSNRFQPADQISYSSQDILDAETRLLGHAAAEGAPSLSARLVARHASRKIRGVRLEPDQAIAITAIARSGLTLDLLVGPAGAGKTTALRALHRAWTAAHGKESVIGLAPSAVAAEVLGESLDVRAENTAKFLYEHRKGRWNLQPGQLVLVDEASLAGTLALDRITAHAAEVGAKVVLIGDWAQLSAVETGGAFGMLTRHRRGVPELTDVRRFAHEWEKTASLALRHGKTSVLKT is encoded by the coding sequence ATGACGATCCGGGTGATGTCGTCTGGCCGCGGCTACGAATACCTGTTGAAGTCGGTGGCCGCGGGCGACGGCGATCGGAGCATGGGCACTCCGCTGACTCGCTACTACACCGAGTCCGGCTGCCCGCCGGGGACCTGGCTCGGCACCGGCCTTGCGAGCCTGGACACCGGGCAGGGTCCGGCGCTCGCCGCTGGGGACACGGTGACCGAGGAACACCTCGCCCGGCTGCTGGGCGAGGGCGTCCATCCGGTGACGGGTGCGAAGCTCGGGTCGGCGTATCCGCGGCTGCAACCCCCACGCGAACGGATTGCGGCGAGGGTTGCACGCCTTGACGCCGCGCTGACTGGGACGCAACGCGACGCAGCGATCGAGCGCATCCGCGAGGAGGAGGTTGCGAAGAAGCCCCGCACCGCGGTTGCGGGCTTCGACCTAACATTCTCGCCACCGAAGTCGCTCAGCGCCGTGTGGGGCGTCGCCGACGCGGGCACGCAGTCTCTGATCGCCCAGGCGCACCACGCGGCCATGCGCGACACGCTCGCCATGCTGGAAGATCGGGTCGCGGCAACCAGAGTCGGGCACGGCGGAATCGCGAGGATGCCCGTCGTCGGCATCATCGCAACGGCGTTCGATCACTACGACTCCCGCGCCGCCGACCCGCAACTCCATACACACGTTGTCGTGTCGAACAAGGTCCAAGGCGTCGATGGGCGTTGGCGGACCCTGGACTCCCGGACCCTGCATCGTGCTGTGGTGGCGTTGTCGGCGTCGTACAACGCCTTCCTCACCGACCACACGACCCGGCTGCTCGGCGTCTCGTGGGTGCCGGTGGATCGCGGGAAGGACCGCAACACCGGCTGGGAGATCGACGGCGTGCCGGCCGCGCTGGTCGCGGAGTTCTCCCGCCGCACCACCGGCGGCATGGGCGTGGAGGGGATCGAGCAGGTCAAGGATCGGCTGATCGCCGAGTACACCGCCGAGCACGGACATGCGCCATCGGCGCGGACGATTGCGAGGTTGCGTCAGCAGGCCACCTTGGAGACCCGACCGGACAAGGAGTTGCACTCTCTGGCCGAGCTGACCACCGAGTGGCGCGAACGTGCGACTGCGGTGCTCGGTGAGGACGCGCCGACCTGGGCGGAGCAACTGTTGGCGCAGGGCTCCACGCAGGCGCGGTTGCGCGCGGACGACGTGGGTCTGGAGCAGGTCGAGGACATCGCGACGGTCGTGCTGATGGAGGTCGGCAACCGCCGGGCGACCTGGGGCCGGTTGAACCTGCATGCCGAGGCGATGCGGCAGCTCATGGGCGTACGGTTCGTCACCACCGGCGACCGGACAGCGGTGCTGGATCAGATCGTGCAAAGGGCCGAGGGAGCATCGCTGCGGCTCACGCCGGAGTATGACCGCGCTGTTCCCGATCACTACGCGAGCTTGGACGGCTCCAACCGTTTCCAGCCTGCCGACCAGATCTCGTATTCGAGTCAGGACATCCTGGACGCCGAGACCCGGCTCCTGGGCCACGCTGCCGCCGAGGGCGCGCCGTCGCTGTCTGCGCGACTCGTGGCCCGACATGCCTCGCGCAAGATCAGGGGAGTCCGGCTGGAGCCGGATCAGGCCATTGCGATTACGGCGATCGCGCGTTCCGGGCTGACGCTCGATCTGTTGGTCGGCCCGGCCGGGGCGGGCAAGACGACCGCGCTGCGTGCCTTGCACAGGGCGTGGACCGCCGCGCACGGCAAGGAGTCGGTGATCGGTCTGGCCCCGTCCGCGGTGGCCGCCGAAGTCCTCGGTGAGAGCTTGGATGTGCGGGCCGAGAACACGGCGAAGTTCCTCTACGAGCACCGCAAGGGGCGTTGGAACCTCCAGCCCGGTCAGCTCGTGCTCGTCGACGAAGCCTCGCTGGCCGGGACGCTGGCGTTGGATCGCATCACCGCTCATGCCGCCGAGGTCGGGGCCAAGGTCGTGCTCATCGGAGATTGGGCTCAACTGTCCGCAGTCGAGACGGGCGGGGCGTTCGGGATGCTCACCCGTCACCGGCGCGGTGTCCCGGAGCTGACCGACGTGCGCCGGTTCGCCCACGAGTGGGAGAAGACCGCCAGCCTCGCGCTGCGCCACGGGAAGACGAGCGTGCTGAAGACCTAG
- a CDS encoding acetyl-CoA C-acyltransferase translates to MTKDLAPNDAVVVAYKRTPFGRARKGALAAERPEDLALAAVRGALSAVPALDPTTLDDFYLGTAVPEGAQGDNAARRVAVYAGYDTLPGASINRFCASSLQATAAAARAIRAGDGEAFLVGGMESTSSTPPNPTNIYPGSEPPAARADAIFASGASWTDPRAEGLTPDVYIPMGKTAEFVARNTGTTRRDQDEWALQSQRRAAAAIHAGWFADEITPYTRADGTVVSADDGPRSGTTLEGLAALNPAFAEDGTVTAGNASPLNDGASAAVVMSAAKAQQLGLPPLARILGAGASALSPEIMGLGPVGATQKLLARLGLEVDDIDLVELNEAFAAQVVPSVRQLGLDPEKVNVHGGAIAIGHPFGATGVRLTGTLIRALQERDGTLGLVTLCVGGGQGMALVLERLS, encoded by the coding sequence GTGACCAAGGATCTCGCCCCGAACGACGCCGTCGTCGTGGCTTACAAGCGCACGCCATTCGGGCGCGCCCGCAAGGGGGCACTCGCCGCCGAGCGTCCCGAGGATCTCGCGCTCGCCGCGGTGCGGGGAGCGCTGAGCGCGGTGCCCGCGCTCGACCCGACTACGCTCGATGACTTCTATCTCGGCACCGCGGTGCCGGAGGGCGCGCAGGGCGACAACGCTGCTCGTCGCGTCGCCGTGTACGCGGGTTACGACACCCTGCCGGGTGCGTCGATCAATCGATTCTGCGCGTCCTCGCTGCAGGCGACCGCTGCAGCCGCGCGCGCCATCCGCGCGGGCGATGGGGAGGCGTTCCTCGTCGGCGGCATGGAGTCGACGTCGAGCACGCCGCCCAACCCGACGAACATCTACCCGGGCTCGGAGCCGCCCGCCGCCCGCGCGGACGCGATCTTCGCGTCCGGAGCGAGCTGGACCGACCCGCGCGCAGAGGGCCTCACGCCCGATGTCTACATCCCGATGGGGAAGACCGCGGAGTTCGTCGCCCGGAACACGGGAACCACCCGGCGAGACCAAGATGAATGGGCGCTGCAGTCGCAGCGTCGCGCCGCGGCCGCCATCCACGCCGGGTGGTTCGCCGACGAGATCACACCTTACACACGCGCGGATGGCACCGTCGTCTCGGCGGACGACGGGCCGCGCTCGGGCACGACGCTGGAGGGTCTCGCCGCACTGAACCCGGCATTCGCGGAGGACGGCACCGTCACGGCCGGGAATGCCAGCCCTCTGAATGACGGAGCCTCCGCCGCTGTGGTGATGAGCGCCGCGAAAGCGCAGCAGCTCGGCCTGCCCCCGCTCGCACGAATCCTCGGTGCCGGAGCCAGTGCGCTCTCGCCGGAGATCATGGGCCTCGGGCCCGTTGGCGCCACGCAGAAGCTGCTCGCCAGGCTCGGCCTCGAGGTCGACGACATCGACCTCGTGGAACTCAACGAGGCCTTTGCGGCGCAGGTGGTGCCGAGCGTGCGGCAGCTCGGGCTGGACCCCGAGAAGGTGAACGTGCACGGAGGCGCGATCGCGATCGGGCATCCCTTCGGCGCCACAGGCGTCCGTCTCACGGGGACCCTCATCCGTGCGCTGCAGGAGCGGGACGGCACCCTCGGACTCGTCACGCTGTGCGTTGGCGGAGGACAGGGCATGGCCCTCGTGCTGGAGAGGCTCAGCTGA
- a CDS encoding IS3 family transposase (programmed frameshift) encodes MGRPSKYPRELRERAVRMVVEVRADYPSEYQAMTAVAQMLGIGSPETIRTWIRREQVDAGDRPGVTTDAAVEIKRLKRENAELRRANEILKAASGFLRGRTRPATQAIVAFIDEHKDRTEGGLRWGVESICAVLTQHGVKIAPSTYYDARGRGPSSQAVSDERWKPIILAAWQAHRKVLGARKLWLRLRRDGHDIARCTLERLMRELGIAGVLRGKRKRPVDTDPRETRPADLVDRHFARFRTNQLWVADFTYVWTWSGWVYVAFVFDAHSRRIIGWRAATSMTTPLVLDCLDMALFTRRREGITGFEGLTHHTDAGSVYTSIAFTDRLVDEGIDPSVGSVGDAYDNSLAESQIGLYKSELIHHEGPWRDVDQVEAATASWVLWFNTERTHGSIDDLTPLEVEQLDYARNEPVERAG; translated from the exons ATGGGACGTCCCAGTAAGTATCCGCGCGAGCTTCGTGAGCGCGCTGTCCGTATGGTCGTCGAGGTGCGGGCCGATTATCCGAGCGAGTATCAGGCGATGACCGCGGTCGCGCAGATGCTCGGCATCGGGTCGCCGGAAACGATTCGCACCTGGATCCGTCGGGAGCAGGTCGACGCGGGAGACCGGCCCGGTGTGACGACTGACGCGGCGGTGGAGATCAAGCGCCTGAAGCGGGAGAACGCCGAGCTGCGGCGGGCGAACGAGATCTTGAAGGCGGCTTCAG GCTTTCTTCGCGGCCGAACTCGACCGGCCACACAAGCGATAGTCGCCTTCATCGACGAACACAAGGACCGCACCGAGGGCGGGCTCCGATGGGGTGTCGAGTCGATCTGCGCTGTGCTCACCCAGCACGGCGTGAAGATCGCCCCATCGACCTACTACGACGCCCGCGGGCGCGGACCGTCATCCCAGGCCGTGTCGGATGAGCGGTGGAAGCCGATCATCCTGGCGGCGTGGCAGGCGCACCGCAAGGTGCTCGGGGCCCGAAAGCTCTGGTTGCGGCTCCGCCGTGACGGTCACGACATCGCGCGCTGCACGCTCGAGCGCCTCATGCGTGAGCTTGGGATCGCCGGCGTGCTCCGCGGGAAGCGGAAGCGTCCCGTCGACACGGATCCGCGCGAGACCCGCCCCGCGGACCTCGTCGACCGACACTTCGCCCGGTTCCGCACGAACCAGCTCTGGGTCGCGGACTTCACATACGTGTGGACGTGGTCTGGATGGGTCTACGTCGCGTTCGTCTTCGACGCGCACTCCCGCCGCATCATCGGCTGGCGCGCCGCGACGAGCATGACCACACCGCTCGTGCTCGACTGCCTCGACATGGCTCTCTTCACCCGCCGCCGCGAAGGCATCACCGGGTTCGAGGGGCTCACGCATCACACCGACGCGGGCAGCGTCTACACGTCAATCGCCTTCACCGATCGGCTCGTCGACGAAGGCATCGACCCGTCCGTCGGATCCGTCGGCGACGCCTACGACAACTCTCTCGCGGAATCGCAGATCGGGCTCTACAAGTCCGAACTCATCCACCACGAAGGTCCCTGGCGTGACGTCGATCAGGTCGAGGCGGCGACCGCATCCTGGGTGCTCTGGTTCAACACCGAACGCACCCACGGCTCCATCGACGACCTCACACCCCTCGAGGTCGAGCAACTCGACTACGCTCGCAACGAACCGGTTGAAAGAGCCGGCTGA
- a CDS encoding helix-turn-helix transcriptional regulator, with product MSETITETPLVSPLLDSREVAAYLKVSEATLSRWRTDKKGPPFLRMGGITRYRLDAVEAWLTSLSADEHS from the coding sequence ATGAGCGAGACGATCACCGAGACGCCACTGGTGTCACCGCTGCTGGACAGCCGGGAAGTCGCCGCCTACCTCAAGGTCTCAGAGGCGACGTTGTCGCGCTGGCGCACCGACAAGAAGGGGCCACCGTTCCTGCGGATGGGCGGCATCACCCGGTACCGCCTCGACGCTGTCGAGGCGTGGCTCACGTCCCTCTCCGCCGATGAACACAGCTGA
- a CDS encoding PaaI family thioesterase, with protein sequence MGTVDPFILGVLENEPSFAWFGFTIEEATEGRAVVSLIVGPGHVNANEMAHGAIIFAVADQAFAMAANTLIPHAATGDAQIHYIAPSRLGQRLEATGRVSWADDRRAIVDVTVTADGAVVATYRGMARATRRP encoded by the coding sequence ATGGGCACCGTCGATCCGTTCATCCTGGGAGTGCTCGAGAACGAGCCGTCGTTCGCGTGGTTCGGCTTCACGATCGAGGAAGCCACGGAAGGGCGCGCCGTCGTGTCGCTCATCGTCGGGCCGGGGCACGTCAACGCCAATGAGATGGCGCACGGCGCGATCATCTTCGCCGTCGCAGACCAGGCATTCGCGATGGCAGCCAACACGCTGATCCCCCATGCCGCCACAGGGGACGCGCAGATCCACTACATCGCCCCCAGCCGTCTCGGCCAGCGGCTGGAGGCCACGGGGCGGGTCAGCTGGGCCGATGATCGTCGCGCCATCGTCGACGTGACGGTGACCGCGGACGGAGCGGTGGTCGCCACATACCGAGGGATGGCCCGGGCCACCCGACGACCCTGA
- a CDS encoding DUF1453 domain-containing protein: protein MDLTEWIISVALILVVVRQIRGRKLTLIGLLWPVPLVAWGAINYLGGVPAYAADWTFVAVDCAAGLALGVGCGLLTDVYIEDGVVKARARWLAAVLWIVGMSSRLAFGLFATNGGAEKIGELSEKLGIHSANTWASGLIAMALVEVVARSAVLFVRWNRLQQTVTASPVPESQETP, encoded by the coding sequence ATGGATCTGACGGAGTGGATCATCTCGGTTGCGCTGATCCTGGTGGTCGTCCGCCAGATTCGCGGCCGGAAGCTCACCCTCATCGGCCTGCTGTGGCCCGTCCCCTTGGTCGCGTGGGGGGCGATCAACTACCTGGGCGGCGTCCCCGCCTATGCCGCCGACTGGACGTTCGTCGCGGTGGACTGCGCGGCGGGCCTCGCGCTGGGTGTCGGATGCGGCCTGCTGACCGATGTCTATATCGAAGACGGCGTGGTCAAAGCCCGTGCGCGGTGGCTGGCCGCGGTGCTCTGGATCGTCGGCATGAGCAGCCGCCTGGCGTTCGGGCTGTTCGCCACCAACGGCGGGGCCGAGAAGATCGGCGAGCTCAGCGAGAAGCTGGGCATCCACTCCGCGAACACCTGGGCATCGGGTCTGATCGCGATGGCACTGGTCGAGGTCGTCGCCCGCAGCGCCGTGCTGTTCGTCCGCTGGAACCGCCTCCAGCAAACCGTCACGGCCTCCCCGGTGCCCGAGAGCCAGGAGACACCATGA
- a CDS encoding ATP-binding domain-containing protein translates to MLDALYDAWQTDRAAGRSTLMIAANGEAVSELNQRARTDLIEAGRVEADGVPLHDGTAAGVRDLVVTRRNERRLSTGWSWVKNGDRWQVTRRFEDGSLAVRRLGKGDRPHGKALVLTASYVSEEVELGYASTVHRAQGMTVDTVHALIDPLKAARELLYVALTRGRLSNHAYVIQPDPHEVEPHLDQPDEMTRIEQLARVLARSDADLAATETLKLEVDRHASLPVLLAEYDLLAHEAQTDRWAALLDVAPFSENVADDVFTSPYYEHLEGALARHEAAGHDVTTTLAALAPMIAPGEDQADPAAVLAKRVDHATTSLAGGRTRPRRVGGLIPTPAEPIPDSPRHVRRAVCWCQPALSTGSLRA, encoded by the coding sequence ATGCTCGACGCGCTCTACGACGCCTGGCAGACCGACCGCGCCGCAGGACGCTCCACACTGATGATCGCCGCGAACGGCGAAGCGGTCAGCGAGCTGAACCAACGCGCCCGCACCGACCTGATCGAAGCCGGCCGCGTCGAGGCCGACGGCGTGCCCCTGCACGACGGCACCGCCGCAGGGGTCCGCGATCTCGTTGTGACCCGCCGCAACGAGCGTCGCCTCTCGACCGGGTGGTCGTGGGTCAAGAACGGTGATCGCTGGCAGGTCACGCGACGCTTTGAGGACGGCTCGCTGGCGGTACGGCGGCTCGGGAAGGGCGACCGTCCACACGGCAAGGCCCTCGTGCTGACCGCCTCGTATGTGAGCGAGGAGGTGGAGCTTGGCTACGCCTCCACTGTCCACCGAGCGCAGGGGATGACCGTGGACACCGTGCACGCGCTGATCGACCCGTTGAAGGCCGCACGCGAACTGCTCTACGTCGCGCTCACCCGTGGGCGGTTGAGCAACCATGCCTATGTCATCCAGCCCGACCCGCACGAGGTCGAGCCTCACCTCGATCAGCCCGACGAGATGACCCGGATCGAGCAACTGGCACGAGTGCTCGCGCGCAGCGACGCCGACCTGGCCGCCACCGAGACGCTCAAGCTCGAGGTCGACCGGCACGCCTCGCTGCCGGTGCTGCTGGCCGAGTACGACCTGCTCGCCCACGAAGCACAGACCGACCGCTGGGCCGCGCTGCTCGATGTCGCACCCTTCTCCGAGAACGTGGCCGACGACGTGTTTACCAGCCCCTACTACGAGCACCTCGAAGGCGCACTCGCACGACACGAAGCAGCTGGGCACGACGTCACCACGACGCTCGCCGCCCTGGCCCCGATGATCGCGCCCGGCGAGGATCAGGCGGACCCGGCCGCCGTGCTCGCCAAGCGGGTCGACCACGCCACGACCAGCCTGGCTGGCGGACGTACCCGCCCGCGGCGAGTCGGTGGGCTCATCCCGACACCTGCCGAGCCGATCCCTGACTCGCCCCGGCATGTCCGGAGAGCTGTTTGCTGGTGTCAGCCGGCTCTTTCAACCGGTTCGTTGCGAGCGTAG
- a CDS encoding MFS transporter, with protein sequence MSSPQPTPTQSVQTVLDDAGLTWRHWLYFALIALILLTDGMDVTIVSHVFPPLIAEWGVSVGGGIAFVVTASAVAMGIGALIAGRLADRFGRRTMLTVGALLFSSATALGATSADFTAFTGWRLVASLGMGAVMPIGMTLLADLVPARRRAAMVAAAYAAVGLGTTVGATLAGALIPTGGWRSLMVVAGLLPFAVAIILAIVVPESPAYYIARGAVDKARRVLAHVAPGADLDTVDTTRMAAREFKKEAIAVILSKPFTATTLLLWVFGFLSLGTQLMIVQYLPTLLQQPVPGLSTVQSSTIVAMYGLASVASGLVLSALLVRLPRFATIGAVLAASAVVALVLGLQADLEFGALLGLLILAGFFLPMAFGPTRNVLATSAYPARVRGTGVGSTEFAARIGTAVQGAAGGALIGAGVGLSGIFLIALIPIGVLGAALAGLKLAARRNGADGRSGYPEERSTSTSATASP encoded by the coding sequence ATGTCCTCACCGCAGCCCACCCCCACCCAGTCCGTACAGACCGTGCTCGACGACGCCGGCCTGACGTGGCGTCACTGGCTCTACTTCGCTCTCATCGCCCTGATCCTGCTCACGGATGGCATGGACGTGACGATCGTGAGCCACGTCTTCCCGCCGCTCATCGCCGAGTGGGGCGTGAGCGTCGGCGGCGGCATCGCGTTCGTCGTGACCGCGAGCGCCGTCGCCATGGGAATCGGCGCACTCATCGCCGGGCGCCTCGCCGACCGGTTCGGCCGCCGCACCATGCTGACGGTCGGCGCGCTTCTGTTCTCCTCGGCGACCGCGCTAGGTGCGACCTCGGCAGACTTCACGGCGTTCACCGGCTGGCGACTGGTCGCGTCGCTCGGCATGGGGGCGGTCATGCCGATCGGCATGACTCTGCTGGCTGATCTCGTCCCCGCCCGCCGTCGAGCAGCCATGGTCGCGGCCGCATACGCGGCCGTCGGTCTCGGCACCACGGTGGGGGCGACGCTCGCAGGGGCGCTCATCCCGACCGGCGGCTGGCGCTCGCTGATGGTCGTGGCAGGCCTGCTGCCGTTCGCCGTCGCGATCATCCTCGCGATCGTTGTTCCCGAGTCCCCCGCCTACTACATCGCCCGCGGCGCCGTCGACAAGGCGCGGCGCGTGCTCGCGCACGTCGCCCCCGGCGCCGATCTCGACACCGTCGACACCACCCGGATGGCCGCCCGCGAGTTCAAGAAAGAAGCGATCGCGGTCATCCTTTCCAAGCCCTTCACGGCCACGACATTGCTGCTGTGGGTCTTCGGCTTCCTGTCCCTCGGCACGCAGCTGATGATCGTGCAATACCTGCCGACTCTGCTCCAGCAGCCGGTTCCCGGGCTCAGCACGGTGCAGTCGAGCACGATCGTCGCGATGTACGGCCTCGCGAGTGTCGCGAGCGGTCTCGTTCTCAGCGCACTCCTCGTGCGCCTTCCCCGGTTCGCGACCATCGGTGCCGTGCTCGCAGCGTCCGCCGTGGTTGCGCTGGTCCTGGGCCTACAGGCGGATCTCGAGTTCGGTGCGCTGCTCGGCCTGCTGATCCTGGCGGGGTTCTTCCTCCCCATGGCCTTCGGACCGACACGCAACGTGCTCGCGACATCGGCATATCCCGCTCGGGTCCGCGGCACGGGTGTCGGCAGCACCGAGTTCGCCGCGCGCATCGGCACCGCGGTCCAAGGGGCCGCTGGCGGCGCCCTGATCGGCGCGGGAGTCGGGCTGTCCGGCATCTTCCTGATCGCGCTCATCCCGATCGGTGTATTGGGAGCCGCGCTCGCCGGTCTGAAGCTCGCGGCCAGGCGAAACGGCGCCGACGGTCGCAGCGGATATCCGGAGGAACGCTCGACAAGCACGTCCGCGACCGCATCCCCGTAG
- a CDS encoding MarR family winged helix-turn-helix transcriptional regulator: MRAADLHRLARELREIALRATENTGDDRINAGELAVLEDIARHPHSAINEVTRRTGLAQSLVSRITRAMADAGAVIIEPDPSDRRKVRVSLDEATRAAALDRADNPATEAIAAAVPTLTDEQRASLEHHLAEAANLLYLAAEEEQSDD; encoded by the coding sequence ATGCGCGCCGCCGACCTTCACCGCCTCGCACGAGAACTCCGCGAGATTGCGCTCCGCGCGACCGAGAACACGGGCGACGACCGCATCAACGCGGGAGAGCTGGCCGTGCTGGAAGACATCGCCAGGCACCCCCACTCCGCGATCAACGAGGTCACTCGCCGAACCGGGCTCGCCCAGAGCCTCGTCTCCCGGATCACACGGGCGATGGCCGACGCCGGAGCGGTCATCATCGAGCCCGACCCCTCCGACCGCCGGAAGGTGCGAGTCAGCCTGGACGAAGCGACACGGGCGGCAGCCCTCGACCGGGCCGACAACCCCGCCACCGAAGCTATCGCCGCAGCCGTACCAACACTCACTGACGAGCAGCGGGCCAGTCTCGAACACCATCTCGCGGAAGCCGCCAACCTGCTCTACCTCGCGGCGGAAGAAGAACAATCAGACGACTGA
- a CDS encoding EVE domain-containing protein, with protein MSRGWLGVVSAAHVRRGVELGIAQINHGQRAPLTRMQPGDTLVYYSPTRQRGDRTPYRFFTAIGTVADDDIWQADEGDFAPYRRRIDYLAATPVPLADLRPRLHLTGEPNWGYQLRTGLVLLDAHDVQIIREAMHA; from the coding sequence ATGAGTCGCGGCTGGCTGGGTGTGGTCTCTGCCGCGCATGTGCGTCGCGGTGTCGAACTCGGCATCGCGCAGATCAACCACGGCCAACGCGCACCCCTGACACGGATGCAGCCCGGCGACACCCTCGTCTACTACTCCCCGACACGACAGCGCGGCGACCGCACCCCGTACCGGTTCTTCACCGCGATCGGCACCGTCGCCGACGATGACATCTGGCAGGCCGACGAGGGCGACTTCGCTCCGTACCGGAGACGCATCGACTATCTCGCGGCGACCCCGGTACCGCTCGCCGACCTCCGACCGCGCCTGCACCTGACCGGGGAACCGAACTGGGGCTACCAGCTTCGCACCGGACTCGTGCTCCTCGACGCCCACGACGTGCAGATCATCAGAGAGGCGATGCACGCATGA
- a CDS encoding MarR family winged helix-turn-helix transcriptional regulator, with protein sequence MTGALDTVYPDPEASTGLMLWRVTNSWQRTIRAALAPFDLTHVQFVLLAVLTSMDRSAPVTQRDLAARAATDPMMTSQVLRALESKGLIERLAHPTDGRARTLTPTVAGVSLVNRANAAVEHADRAYFAALGDDARGFTRSLATLDAENVEPM encoded by the coding sequence ATGACCGGCGCACTCGACACCGTCTACCCCGACCCCGAGGCCAGCACCGGGCTGATGCTGTGGCGAGTCACGAACTCCTGGCAGCGCACCATCCGAGCCGCACTCGCCCCGTTCGACCTGACCCATGTGCAGTTCGTGCTCCTGGCCGTGCTCACCTCGATGGATCGCTCGGCCCCGGTCACGCAGCGCGACCTCGCGGCACGCGCCGCGACCGATCCCATGATGACCTCACAAGTGCTCCGCGCCCTGGAGAGCAAGGGCCTGATCGAACGCCTCGCGCATCCGACCGACGGAAGAGCGCGAACCCTCACCCCGACAGTCGCCGGAGTCAGCCTGGTGAACCGTGCGAACGCCGCCGTCGAGCACGCAGACCGCGCCTACTTCGCCGCCCTCGGCGACGATGCCCGGGGCTTCACCCGTTCCCTGGCAACCCTCGACGCAGAAAACGTCGAGCCAATGTAG